Within Vannielia litorea, the genomic segment CCCAGACCTTCCAGAGCCCCGCCTGCCCCTCCGGCTCCACCCGCACCGGCAACGAGTGCATCGCCCCCAACGGCATCGTCACCCAGCGCTTCATCCTGCCGCAGGTCACCGCCGAAACCGACGATGGCCGCGTGGTCTACAACCTGTCGTCCAACTCCCCTTCCGGCCTGCGCTCCATGTCGGACGGCGACCGCGTGGTGATCCGCAAGAACTCGCTCTTCGTCACCGATCTCGATGTCGACCTGACGGTGATCGCCGACTGACGCGGCGCAAGATAGCCTCTTCCCTCCGGTATGAAACTTATATATTCTCGTATTCGAATGTATTCAGTCCAGGAGGACCCCATGTTCAAGTCAAATGTTGGCGGCATCGACCGCATCCTGCGCATCGTCATCGGCGCGGCGCTCATCGCGGGCTTCTTTCTCAACCGGGAGGGGGCCTGGAGCTGGCTCTACCTGCTGGGCATCATCCCGCTGGTGACCGGCCTTCTCGGCACCTGCCCGCTCTACTCGCTCCTGGGCATCAAGACATGCCCCATGCATCGCGGCTGACCGCCGTCACCTTTCCGGCACATCCGCCCAACTCAAGCCCCCGTGATGAAACCCTTCACGGGAGCATGGGTTGAGCGGCATGCTCCCTTCGGGGAAGCCAATGTTGTCTGAAAGGTAAGCCCATGTTCCGACTGCCCCCCCTGACAGCGGCCACCATGGCACTCTGCCTGGCGGTCGGCTCGCATGTTCTCGCCGAGAGCAAGGACAACGCAAACCCAAGGGCGGGGGCGCGCGCCGAGCAGGCGCAACCCAAGGCCACCCGCTGCCCGCCCGGCCTCGCCAAGAAGAGCCCGCCCTGCGTAGCGCCGGGCCAGGCCAAGGCATCCGCCCCCCGCGATGACAAGGCGCGCATCCGCGTGGGCCACATCCTCGACGGGCGCGATTACACCCTCGTCCGGTCCTGGCAATATGGGCTCGAGCCCGCCCCCCGCGGCTCCCGCTACGCCGTCTCCGACGGCATGCTGGTCCTGATCGACGAGGGCACCGCCGAGGTGCTGGACCTGATCCGCGCCGTCGGGCAACTGCCCGACTGACCGGCCCGGCGCCAGCCGCGGCCGAAAATGAAACCACCCGCCCTCCTGCTGCGTTCTAGGAGCATGGAACGCATCAAGTCACTTCTCGTGCTCATCGCGGCGGTCACCTTCGCGGCCTCGCCCTTTTTCGTGCAGAGCTTCGCCGGCTATGACCCCTCGCTCTTTCCCGTCCCGCAGATCGACCCCCCGGTGCAGCCCGCCGGCTGGGCCTTCTCGATCTGGGGCGTGATCTACCTCTGGCTCATCGCCTCCGCCGCCTTCGGCCTCTTCGCCCGCGCGATGGACGAGGGCTGGGACCGCCCGCGCTGGCCGCTCTTCGGCGCGCTGGCGCTCGGCACCTTCTGGCTCGGCACCGCCAATGCTTCCGCGATCTGGGCCACGGTGATGATCTTCGCCATGCTGGCCCTCGCACTCGGCGCCTGCGCCCGCGCGCCCGCGCGCGAGCCCTGGCTGCTCTCCGCGCCGCTCGGCCTCTTCGCGGGCTGGCTCACCGCCGCGAGCTTCGCCTCGCTCGGCATCACCGCGGCCGGGTATGGCCTGCTGATGGGCGAAACCGCCTGGGCCATCGCCTGCATCACCGGCGCCCTCGTTGTCGGCCTGACCGTGCTGCTGACGATCCGCCCGCACCCGACCTATGCCCTTGCCCTTGCCTGGGCGCTGGCCGCCATCGCGGTGAAGGACTGGAGCACCCACACCGACGTTGCCCTGCTGGCCGCGCTCGGGGCGCTCGCCACCCTCGCCGCCACCCTGAGCGCCCGCCTGCGCACCCGTTCCGGCGAGCGTCCGGCCCGATGAGGTAATCCGGCGGAACCGTTCCGCCGTTCACGGGGTTGTCATTCAAACCCGATCAGCAACCGGACCAAGACCATGACCCGAGAGCCCCTTCTCGGCGCCCGCACAGCTGCGCCGATCCTCGCCGCACGCCCGCTCGCCAGCGGCCTTCTCCTCACCATCGCCGCCCTTCTCGCCTCCAGCCAGCCCGGCCACGCCGCCTGCCGGATCAACGTATCCGGCGCAAAGTGCGAGAGCGCGGCCCGCTTTGCCAGCGCGTCCACGGCCCCCGCGCTGCCGGTCGCCATCGGCGAGCCACTGCCCTACGAGTACATGATGCTGCTGAACAGCGAGTATTTCGGCCTGCCGCCGGTCTCCGATGGATGGGTCTACTTCCGCGTCGGCAACCGCGTGGTCCGGGCCGACTACAGCACCCGCGAGGTGTTGGAAGACGTGACCGGCCAGACCAACCGCGCCTTCTTCTAGGCTTGCCAGGGCGTTACCCCACCGACCCCGCACATTAACACCGCGATTTGCGCCTCATGTGCGCTGATCGCGTATGTATGGGTTGTGCATGGGTTGTGTATCGGTTGTGCCTGTGGCTATTCCGCCGCAACCCGCTTGGCCGCCAGCAACTCCTTAAGGTAACGCCCGGTGTGGCTGGCCTCGACCTCGGCGACCTCCTCCGGTGTGCCGGTGGCCACCACGGTGCCGCCGCCGTCGCCGCCCTCGGGGCCGATGTCGATGATGTGGTCCGCGGTCTTGATGACGTCGAGATTGTGCTCGATCACCACCACGGAGTTGCCCTGGTCGACCAATTCATGCAGCACTTCCAACAGCTTGCGCACGTCTTCGAAGTGCAGGCCGGTGGTCGGCTCGTCGAGGATGTAGAGCGTGCGCCCGGTGGACCGCTTGGCAAGCTCCTTCGAGAGCTTCACCCGCTGCGCCTCGCCGCCGCTCAGCGTGGTCGCCTGCTGGCCCACCTTGATGTAGCCAAGGCCCACCCGCACCAGCGCATCCATCTTCTCCCGGATGCTCGGCACCGCCTTGAAGAACTCCTGCGCGTCCTCCACTGTCATGTCAAGAACGTCGGCTATGCTCTTGCCTTTGAACCTTATTTCCAGCGTCTCGCGGTTGTAACGCTTGCCCTGGCAGGTCTCGCAGGTGACATAGACATCCGGCAGGAAATGCATCTCGATCTTGATGACTCCGTCGCCCTGGCACGCCTCGCAGCGCCCCCCCTTCACGTTGAAGGAGAACCGCCCCGGCTTGTAGCCCCGCGCCTTCGCCTCCGGCAGCCCGGCAAACCAGTCGCGGATCGGGGTGAAGGCCCCGGTGTAAGTCGCTGGATTGCTTCGCGGAGTCCGGCCAATGGGCCGCTGGTCGATGTCGATCACCTTGTCGAGCAGTTCCAGCCCCTTGATCGTCTCGCAGGGCGCCGGGGTCTGGCGCGCGCCGTTGAGCCGCATGGAGGCGGTCTTGAACAGGGTCTCGATCGTGAGCGTCGACTTGCCGCCACCGGAAACCCCTGAAACACATACGAATTTCGCCAGCGGGAAATCCACGTCGATGCCCTTGAGGTTGTTGCCCGTGGCCTTCTTGACGGTGAGCTTCTTCTTGTTTCCCGTCCTGCGTTCGGTGGGTACAGGAATTTCACGCTTTCCGCTGAGATACTGCCCGGTGACCGACTTCGGGTTGGCCGCGATCTCGGCCGGCGTGCCATGCGCCACCACTTCGCCGCCATGCACCCCCGCGCCCGGCCCGATGTCGAACACGTAATCGGCCTCGCGAATGGCCTCCTCGTCGTGTTCCACCACGATGACGGTGTTGCCCTGGTCGCGCAGGTTTTTCAGGGTTTCCAGCAGGCGGCCGTTGTCGCGCTGGTGCAAGCCGATAGAGGGTTCGTCGAGCACGTAGAGCACGCCCGTGAGGCCAGAGCCGATCTGGCTTGCCAGCCGGATCCGCTGGCTCTCGCCCCCCGACAGCGTGCCACTTGAACGCGACAGCGTAAGATACTCCAATCCCACGTTATTCAGGAATCCGAGCCGCTCGCGGATTTCCTTCAGGATGGCCCGTGCGATCTCGTTCTTCTGCTTGCTCAGCGCCTCCGGGGCCGCCTCGATCCAGGCCAGCGCCTCGCGGATCGAGAGCTGCACCACCTGCCCCACGTGGTCGCCCGCGATCTTCACCGCCAGGGCTTCCTCCCGCAGCCGGTAGCCGCCACAGGCGCCGCAGGGCCGGTTGTTCTGAAACCGCTCGAACTCCTCGCGGATCCAGTTGCTGTCGGTCTCCCGATAGCGCCGCTCCATATTGGGGATCACCCCCTCGAAGGGCCGCGAAATCTCGTAGACCCGCCCGCCCTCGTCGTAGCGAAACTTGATCTCCTCCTCGCCCGACCCGTACAGAAAGACCTGCTGCACATGCGCCGGAACGTCCTTCCAGCGGGCGTTCTTGTCAAAGTCGTAGTGCTTGGCAATGGCCTGGATCGTCTGAAGAAAATACGGGCTCTTGCCCTTTCGCCACGGCGCCAGCGCGCCATCGGCGATCTTCAGCGCCTGGTCCGGCACCACCAGCCGTTCGTCGAAGAACAGCTCCACCCCGAGGCCGTCGCACTCCGGGCAAGCCCCGAAGGGCGCGTTGAACGAAAACAGCCGCGGCTCGATCTCGGGGATGGTGAAGCCACTGACCGGGCAGGCGAAGTTCTCGCTGAATGTGATCCGCTCCGGCTCCTCGTCCGCCGCCACGGCCGTCTCCAGAATGGCAATGCCCGAGGCGAGGTCCAGCGCCGTGCGGAACGAATCCGCCAGCCGGGTCTCGATCCCTTCCTTCACCACGATCCGGTCCACCACCACGTCAATGTCATGCCGGAACTTCTTGTCGAGCTTCGGCGCCTCATCCAGCTCGTAGAAGGCGCCATTCACCTTCACCCGCTGAAAGCCCTGCTTGCGCAACTCGAGGAATTCCTTGCGATATTCCCCCTTCCGGTCGCGCACGATGGGCGCCAGCAGGTAGGCCCGCGTGCCCTCGGGCATGGTCATCACCCGGTCCACCATGTCCTGCACCTGCTGCGCCTCGATCGG encodes:
- a CDS encoding YgaP family membrane protein, translating into MFKSNVGGIDRILRIVIGAALIAGFFLNREGAWSWLYLLGIIPLVTGLLGTCPLYSLLGIKTCPMHRG
- the uvrA gene encoding excinuclease ABC subunit UvrA, whose protein sequence is MAELKHIEVRGAREHNLKGIDVDIPRDQLVVITGLSGSGKSSLAFDTIYAEGQRRYVESLSAYARQFLDMMEKPDVDHISGLSPAISIEQKTTSKNPRSTVGTVTEIYDYLRLLFARAGTPYSPATGLPIEAQQVQDMVDRVMTMPEGTRAYLLAPIVRDRKGEYRKEFLELRKQGFQRVKVNGAFYELDEAPKLDKKFRHDIDVVVDRIVVKEGIETRLADSFRTALDLASGIAILETAVAADEEPERITFSENFACPVSGFTIPEIEPRLFSFNAPFGACPECDGLGVELFFDERLVVPDQALKIADGALAPWRKGKSPYFLQTIQAIAKHYDFDKNARWKDVPAHVQQVFLYGSGEEEIKFRYDEGGRVYEISRPFEGVIPNMERRYRETDSNWIREEFERFQNNRPCGACGGYRLREEALAVKIAGDHVGQVVQLSIREALAWIEAAPEALSKQKNEIARAILKEIRERLGFLNNVGLEYLTLSRSSGTLSGGESQRIRLASQIGSGLTGVLYVLDEPSIGLHQRDNGRLLETLKNLRDQGNTVIVVEHDEEAIREADYVFDIGPGAGVHGGEVVAHGTPAEIAANPKSVTGQYLSGKREIPVPTERRTGNKKKLTVKKATGNNLKGIDVDFPLAKFVCVSGVSGGGKSTLTIETLFKTASMRLNGARQTPAPCETIKGLELLDKVIDIDQRPIGRTPRSNPATYTGAFTPIRDWFAGLPEAKARGYKPGRFSFNVKGGRCEACQGDGVIKIEMHFLPDVYVTCETCQGKRYNRETLEIRFKGKSIADVLDMTVEDAQEFFKAVPSIREKMDALVRVGLGYIKVGQQATTLSGGEAQRVKLSKELAKRSTGRTLYILDEPTTGLHFEDVRKLLEVLHELVDQGNSVVVIEHNLDVIKTADHIIDIGPEGGDGGGTVVATGTPEEVAEVEASHTGRYLKELLAAKRVAAE